One window from the genome of Actinoplanes teichomyceticus ATCC 31121 encodes:
- a CDS encoding putative bifunctional diguanylate cyclase/phosphodiesterase, with protein MLATQQLTEFLAVVADRPDEAAAQHAAVECAVRALGADLAVLMVDGGVVAAVGLPAERIPARTLAEIAAGLRATFEADGRRYAVALAHLGGLRPGVLVLGREAGFSVEEVCLLRGMARVLELSLQALYLIEAERRHAAENDRLISSLQRRQRLFDELSSVQRAIARREPLRRILDQITASAAELLDVQMSGLTVLDVDDPSRTSLFASRGVPEEAVLRMQAVPVAALGAAGLAIMGDELVAVDDYASSPIAVPEIVRAKLKSVMAVPVHEDGAVVGALFVGCYREIREWDQASREILQAFAEHVSLAITDARTLREMNHAFHDSLTGLANRSLFTTRLENAFATARTGGVAALLVDLDRFKVVNDSLGHAVGDRLLAAVAERLRECLRTGDTAARLGGDEFAVLLPEISGVDAAVPVARRIVQALRDPFDLDGREIYASCSVGVAYAEAGDVEPEDLLVRADLAMFEAKKLGKDQFAVFEPAMRESFQKHLQMEADLRRAVLRHEFELRFQPIVRLRTEEISGLEALVRWQHPDRGMIPPMEFIPLAEETGLIVPIGEWVLREACRQAARWNSRRAGQAPLTVSVNLSAVQLERADLPRLVGSALADSGLPAECLIIELTESLLVDHRPETLRRLEEIKALGVRLAIDDFGTGYSSLAYLRNFPVDIIKIDKSFVDDIGDLPAAAALTLGIIQLGQALQLSTVAEGIEDAGQLSELTDGNCELGQGYYFAEPLTSVAMDNLLFADPSPPSQE; from the coding sequence GTGCTCGCCACCCAGCAACTGACGGAGTTCCTCGCCGTCGTCGCCGACCGGCCCGATGAGGCCGCAGCGCAACACGCCGCCGTCGAGTGTGCGGTCCGCGCGCTCGGCGCCGACCTCGCGGTGCTGATGGTCGACGGGGGTGTGGTCGCCGCGGTCGGCCTGCCGGCCGAACGGATCCCGGCCCGCACCCTGGCCGAGATCGCCGCCGGTCTGCGCGCCACCTTCGAGGCCGACGGCCGCCGCTACGCGGTCGCCCTGGCGCACCTCGGCGGCCTGCGACCGGGGGTGCTGGTGCTGGGCCGGGAGGCCGGGTTCAGCGTCGAGGAGGTGTGCCTGCTCCGCGGGATGGCCCGCGTGCTCGAACTGAGCCTGCAGGCGCTGTACCTGATCGAGGCCGAACGCCGGCACGCCGCCGAGAACGACCGGCTGATCAGCTCCCTGCAGCGGCGGCAGCGGCTCTTCGACGAGCTGAGCTCGGTGCAGCGGGCGATCGCCCGCCGGGAACCGCTGCGCCGGATCCTCGACCAGATCACCGCGAGCGCCGCCGAGCTGCTGGACGTGCAGATGTCCGGGCTGACCGTGCTGGACGTGGACGACCCCAGCCGGACCAGCCTCTTCGCCAGCCGGGGCGTGCCCGAGGAGGCCGTGCTGCGGATGCAGGCGGTGCCGGTGGCCGCGCTGGGCGCCGCCGGGCTCGCGATCATGGGCGACGAGCTGGTCGCGGTCGACGACTACGCGAGCTCACCGATCGCGGTGCCGGAGATCGTCCGGGCGAAGCTGAAGAGTGTGATGGCGGTGCCGGTCCACGAGGACGGCGCCGTGGTCGGCGCCCTGTTCGTCGGCTGCTACCGGGAGATCCGGGAATGGGACCAGGCGTCGCGGGAGATCCTGCAGGCCTTCGCCGAGCACGTCAGCCTGGCCATCACCGATGCCCGCACGCTGCGCGAGATGAACCACGCGTTCCACGACTCGCTGACCGGGCTGGCCAACCGCTCGCTGTTCACCACCCGGCTGGAGAACGCGTTCGCCACCGCCCGGACCGGCGGGGTGGCCGCGCTGCTGGTCGACCTGGACCGGTTCAAGGTGGTGAACGACTCGCTGGGACACGCGGTCGGTGACCGGCTGCTGGCGGCGGTGGCCGAGCGGCTGCGGGAGTGCCTGCGCACCGGGGACACCGCGGCCCGGCTGGGCGGGGACGAGTTCGCCGTGCTGCTCCCGGAGATCTCCGGCGTGGACGCGGCGGTGCCGGTGGCCCGGCGCATCGTGCAGGCGCTGCGCGACCCGTTCGACCTGGACGGGCGGGAGATCTACGCGAGCTGCAGCGTCGGGGTGGCGTACGCCGAGGCCGGCGATGTCGAGCCGGAGGACCTGCTGGTCCGCGCCGACCTGGCGATGTTCGAGGCGAAGAAGCTGGGCAAGGACCAGTTCGCGGTCTTCGAGCCGGCCATGCGGGAGTCGTTCCAGAAGCACCTGCAGATGGAGGCCGACCTGCGCCGGGCGGTGCTGCGGCACGAGTTCGAGCTGCGGTTCCAGCCGATCGTGCGGCTGCGTACCGAAGAGATCTCCGGCCTGGAGGCGCTGGTCCGCTGGCAGCATCCGGACCGGGGGATGATCCCGCCGATGGAGTTCATCCCGCTCGCCGAGGAGACCGGGCTGATCGTGCCGATCGGCGAGTGGGTGCTGCGTGAGGCGTGCCGGCAGGCGGCCCGGTGGAACAGCCGGCGCGCCGGGCAGGCGCCCCTCACGGTGAGCGTGAACCTCTCCGCGGTCCAGCTGGAGCGCGCCGATCTGCCCCGGCTGGTCGGGTCGGCGCTGGCGGACAGCGGGCTGCCGGCCGAGTGTCTGATCATCGAGCTGACCGAGTCGCTGCTGGTGGACCACCGGCCGGAGACGCTGCGCCGGCTGGAGGAGATCAAGGCGCTCGGGGTCCGGCTGGCGATCGACGACTTCGGCACCGGGTACTCGTCGCTGGCGTACCTGCGGAACTTCCCGGTGGACATCATCAAGATCGACAAGTCGTTCGTCGACGACATCGGGGACCTGCCGGCCGCGGCCGCCCTGACCCTGGGGATCATCCAGCTCGGCCAGGCGCTGCAGCTGTCCACCGTCGCCGAGGGGATCGAGGACGCCGGCCAGCTCAGTGAGCTCACCGACGGCAACTGCGAGCTGGGGCAGGGATACTACTTCGCGGAGCCTCTGACCAGCGTCGCAATGGACAACCTGCTGTTCGCGGATCCGTCACCACCCTCCCAGGAGTGA
- the pseI gene encoding pseudaminic acid synthase produces MSRTKPYIVAEMSGNHNGSLDRALRLVDAAADAGADAIKIQTYTADTMTVDVKHPRFQISAGHDLWGGDYLYQLFERAHTPWDWHAPIFERARERGITPFSSPFDRTAVELLEKLDAPMYKIASSEITDLPLIRLCASTGKPVIISTGMATLHEITAAVEAARGAGATDITVLSCTASYPAPPEQTNLRRIPVLAEALRLPIGLSDHTLGIGVPVAAVALGAVLIEKHVTLSRTDGGVDSAFSLEPSELAALVTESERAWQALGTTAIGPTEAERESLRFRRSLYVVADVRAGDPVTEENVRSIRPTGGLEPDMMGTVLGRVFTADAAKGTPLSWDLI; encoded by the coding sequence ATGAGCAGAACGAAGCCCTACATCGTCGCGGAGATGTCCGGGAACCACAACGGTTCGCTGGACCGGGCGCTGCGGCTGGTGGACGCCGCCGCGGACGCGGGCGCGGACGCCATCAAGATCCAGACGTACACCGCGGACACCATGACCGTGGACGTCAAGCACCCGCGTTTCCAGATCTCCGCCGGCCACGACCTGTGGGGTGGTGACTACCTCTACCAGCTCTTCGAGCGCGCCCACACCCCGTGGGACTGGCACGCGCCGATCTTCGAGCGGGCGCGCGAGCGGGGCATCACGCCGTTCTCCAGCCCGTTCGACCGGACCGCGGTCGAGCTGCTGGAGAAGCTGGACGCGCCGATGTACAAGATCGCCTCGTCGGAGATCACCGACCTGCCGCTGATCCGGCTCTGCGCCTCGACCGGCAAGCCGGTGATCATCTCGACCGGCATGGCCACGCTCCACGAGATCACCGCGGCGGTGGAGGCGGCACGGGGCGCCGGCGCCACCGACATCACCGTGCTCAGCTGCACCGCGTCATACCCCGCCCCGCCCGAGCAGACCAACCTGCGGCGCATCCCGGTGCTGGCCGAGGCGCTGCGGCTGCCGATCGGCCTGAGCGACCACACGCTGGGCATCGGTGTGCCGGTCGCCGCGGTCGCGTTGGGCGCGGTGCTCATCGAGAAACACGTGACGCTCAGCCGTACCGACGGCGGCGTGGACTCGGCCTTCTCCCTGGAGCCGAGCGAACTCGCCGCCCTGGTGACCGAGTCCGAGCGCGCCTGGCAGGCGCTGGGCACCACGGCCATCGGACCCACCGAGGCGGAGCGGGAGAGCCTGCGTTTCCGCCGCTCGCTCTACGTGGTGGCCGACGTGCGGGCCGGCGATCCGGTGACCGAGGAGAACGTCCGCTCGATCCGCCCCACCGGCGGCCTGGAGCCGGACATGATGGGCACCGTGCTGGGCCGCGTCTTCACCGCCGACGCCGCCAAGGGCACGCCGCTGAGCTGGGACCTGATCTGA
- a CDS encoding tetratricopeptide repeat protein: protein MTGPGTGQPVALARLQLQRGEPGAAADLLGPVLAAEPDHVTALVLMTHAQLALEKPDLAYEVATRAVRQAPGSAEALTALSRALTALGRHDEAITTAQAAVARQADNPYRHNRLAWALLEQGRRPVEAEHAAREAIRLDPDEADFRITYAMVMKQLHRPERARNALRDALRLQPEHAIARHELAAFDVVQRNPFALSRLARGMSGLVAALRADPRQDASRHLLDAALRQFLVYAAIIMVVFAYLGWRTASDSTGWARLLAAVAALAPAGYAGYFLARVDGVLRSYLRVVLIRQRAAGIAAVLTLALLLTATVAPAGWLPSLLGVASLAGLAVRLLTSMVPR from the coding sequence ATGACCGGGCCGGGCACCGGGCAGCCGGTGGCACTGGCCCGGCTGCAACTGCAGCGCGGCGAGCCGGGCGCGGCCGCCGATCTGCTCGGCCCGGTGCTCGCCGCCGAACCCGACCACGTGACCGCGCTGGTGCTGATGACACACGCACAGCTGGCGCTGGAGAAGCCGGACCTCGCGTACGAGGTGGCCACCCGGGCGGTGCGGCAGGCGCCCGGGTCGGCGGAGGCGCTCACCGCGCTCAGCCGGGCACTGACCGCGCTCGGGCGGCACGACGAGGCGATCACCACGGCGCAGGCCGCGGTGGCCCGGCAGGCGGACAACCCGTACCGGCACAACCGGCTCGCCTGGGCCCTGCTGGAGCAGGGCAGACGGCCTGTGGAGGCGGAACACGCGGCCCGCGAGGCGATCCGGCTGGACCCCGACGAGGCGGATTTCCGGATCACGTACGCCATGGTGATGAAGCAGCTGCACCGGCCGGAGCGGGCCCGGAACGCCCTGCGGGACGCGCTGCGGTTGCAGCCGGAGCACGCCATCGCCCGGCACGAGCTGGCCGCGTTCGACGTGGTGCAGCGCAACCCGTTCGCGTTGAGCCGGCTGGCCCGCGGCATGAGCGGGCTGGTCGCCGCGCTGCGGGCGGATCCCCGGCAGGACGCCAGCCGGCACCTGCTGGACGCGGCGTTGCGGCAGTTCCTGGTCTACGCCGCGATCATCATGGTGGTCTTCGCCTATCTGGGCTGGCGCACGGCGAGTGACTCGACCGGGTGGGCCCGGCTGCTGGCCGCGGTGGCCGCGCTGGCTCCGGCCGGATACGCCGGATACTTCCTGGCGCGCGTCGACGGGGTGCTGCGGTCGTACCTCAGGGTGGTGCTGATCCGGCAGCGGGCCGCCGGCATCGCGGCGGTCCTGACCCTCGCCCTCCTGCTCACCGCGACGGTGGCGCCCGCCGGCTGGCTGCCGAGCCTGCTCGGCGTGGCCAGCCTGGCCGGCCTGGCGGTCCGCCTGCTCACCTCGATGGTTCCGCGTTGA
- a CDS encoding GNAT family N-acetyltransferase, translating into MLRPATDSDRDQVLRWRNHPSVRAVSLTTHEIQPAEHAAWWAARSGDVLIYEEDGVPAGVVIFSGNTWSFYLDVEGLGPRLLPAWMRLEKEAVEYAFGTLGLDTLGGETLEENTQVLALHRRFGFRETRRYERLVDGVPKTVVWTERAK; encoded by the coding sequence GTGCTTCGACCCGCCACCGACTCCGACCGTGACCAGGTGCTGCGCTGGCGCAACCACCCGTCGGTACGAGCCGTCAGCCTCACCACCCATGAGATCCAGCCCGCCGAGCACGCGGCCTGGTGGGCGGCCCGCAGCGGCGACGTCCTGATCTACGAGGAGGACGGCGTACCGGCCGGGGTGGTGATCTTCAGCGGCAACACCTGGTCGTTCTACCTCGACGTCGAAGGGCTCGGCCCGCGCCTGCTGCCGGCCTGGATGCGGCTGGAGAAGGAGGCCGTCGAGTACGCCTTCGGCACGCTGGGCCTGGACACCCTCGGCGGCGAGACGCTCGAGGAGAACACGCAGGTGCTCGCGCTGCACAGGCGGTTCGGCTTCCGCGAGACGCGCAGATATGAACGGCTGGTCGACGGGGTCCCCAAGACGGTCGTCTGGACAGAGAGAGCGAAATGA
- a CDS encoding glycosyltransferase family 2 protein, translated as MGALLTVVVPVYAVEGFLLACLDSIRAGLSPQENADVEVIAVDDASPDRCGALLDTYAERHGGLRVLHLPSNVGLGPARNAGLAEATGRYVWFVDSDDRLPPGSVRAVLDRLRRSEPDVLLVDHLREHEDGRLETDASSPLLAGPPSLDRLLGVQHTAWNRIVRRGLLLENQLRFPAGWYEDVPFSNPVLIAADRIDVLNRVCYHYRIGRPGAITATRSSRHFEAFDQYDALHHWLDRVGAAPAVRSRVFTLMINHLMVVAGNDSRMHPSCRRPFFRRIAELYRRHLPAGHRMPPGAAGMKHRLVAMNSYPLYAALRAGYRLAGLRSRSTQRPPAVSRSIPSMPQPVQTTSLR; from the coding sequence ATGGGTGCTCTGCTGACCGTCGTGGTGCCGGTCTACGCGGTCGAGGGATTCCTCCTGGCCTGTCTCGACTCGATCCGGGCCGGACTGAGTCCGCAGGAGAACGCGGACGTCGAGGTGATCGCCGTCGACGACGCCTCGCCGGACCGCTGCGGCGCGCTGCTGGACACGTACGCGGAACGCCACGGCGGCCTCCGGGTGCTGCACCTGCCCAGCAACGTCGGCCTCGGGCCGGCCCGCAACGCCGGCCTGGCCGAGGCCACCGGCCGCTACGTCTGGTTCGTCGACAGCGACGACCGGCTGCCACCCGGCTCGGTGCGCGCCGTGCTGGACCGCCTGCGCCGGTCGGAACCGGACGTGCTGCTCGTCGACCATCTGCGCGAGCACGAGGACGGCCGGCTGGAGACCGACGCCAGCTCCCCGCTGCTGGCCGGGCCGCCGAGCCTGGACCGCCTGCTGGGCGTGCAGCACACCGCGTGGAACCGGATCGTCCGCCGCGGCCTGCTGCTGGAGAACCAGCTGCGGTTCCCCGCCGGGTGGTACGAGGACGTGCCGTTCAGCAATCCGGTCCTGATCGCCGCGGACCGCATCGACGTGCTGAACCGGGTCTGCTACCACTACCGGATCGGCCGCCCCGGCGCGATCACCGCGACCCGCAGCTCCCGCCATTTCGAGGCGTTCGACCAGTACGACGCGCTGCACCACTGGCTCGACCGGGTCGGCGCCGCGCCGGCCGTACGTTCCCGGGTGTTCACCTTGATGATCAACCACCTGATGGTGGTCGCCGGGAACGACTCGCGGATGCATCCGAGCTGCCGCCGCCCGTTCTTCCGGCGCATCGCCGAGCTGTACCGCCGGCATCTGCCCGCCGGCCACCGGATGCCGCCCGGCGCCGCCGGCATGAAGCACCGGCTGGTCGCGATGAACAGCTACCCGCTGTACGCCGCGCTGCGCGCCGGTTACCGGCTCGCCGGCCTCCGGAGCCGGTCCACCCAACGGCCACCTGCGGTTTCCCGGAGCATCCCCTCGATGCCACAACCGGTCCAAACCACCTCTCTACGTTGA
- a CDS encoding lysylphosphatidylglycerol synthase transmembrane domain-containing protein: MTATGTPAAATSATGRPRRFGRGSLLAVVMVAVLGTELVIGWPALTEAFAQLRAPQWGWVGGALAAEIVSMGTYARMQRALLRGAGTKVSVRRHVAMAYAAHSLSVTLPGGPVFSTSFNFRQMRRYGVSPAEASWCIALSGVLSTGALILVGSVGGLLARNTGSWRTLVGYAVAAVAVTAAVRLLASHPLWLDRPVRALLGGVNRVRRRPPEHGADRLFGFVTQLQAIRVHPVHFLVAALLACANWLFDALCLWMCCIAVGADRITPVHLLIAYCAGMAAASVPVVPGGLGIVDAALVLGLVAGGLTSANAVAAVVLYRLISFGFIIGAGWLVWLLLRHRAKRARP; encoded by the coding sequence ATGACCGCGACCGGCACTCCGGCGGCGGCCACGTCGGCGACCGGCCGGCCACGACGGTTCGGCCGGGGGTCGCTGCTGGCCGTCGTGATGGTCGCTGTCCTGGGCACGGAGCTGGTCATCGGCTGGCCCGCGCTGACCGAGGCGTTCGCCCAGCTGCGCGCGCCGCAGTGGGGCTGGGTCGGCGGGGCGCTGGCCGCGGAGATCGTCTCGATGGGGACGTATGCGCGGATGCAGCGGGCGCTGCTGCGTGGCGCGGGCACCAAGGTCAGCGTACGGCGGCATGTGGCGATGGCCTACGCGGCGCACTCGCTGAGCGTGACCCTGCCCGGCGGGCCGGTGTTCTCCACCAGCTTCAACTTCCGGCAGATGCGGCGGTACGGCGTCTCCCCCGCGGAGGCCTCCTGGTGCATCGCGCTGAGCGGGGTGCTCTCCACGGGCGCGCTGATCCTGGTCGGCTCGGTCGGCGGGCTCCTGGCCCGCAACACCGGCAGCTGGCGCACCCTGGTCGGGTACGCGGTCGCGGCGGTCGCGGTGACCGCGGCGGTCCGGCTGCTCGCCAGCCACCCGTTGTGGCTGGACCGTCCGGTGCGGGCGCTGCTGGGCGGGGTGAACCGGGTGCGCCGTCGGCCGCCGGAGCACGGCGCGGACCGGCTGTTCGGCTTCGTCACTCAGTTGCAGGCGATCCGGGTGCATCCGGTGCACTTCCTCGTGGCGGCGCTGCTGGCCTGCGCGAACTGGCTGTTCGACGCGTTGTGCCTGTGGATGTGCTGCATCGCGGTGGGCGCGGACCGGATCACGCCGGTGCACCTGCTGATCGCGTACTGCGCGGGGATGGCTGCGGCGAGCGTGCCGGTGGTTCCCGGCGGCCTCGGCATCGTCGACGCCGCGCTGGTGCTGGGCCTGGTGGCCGGTGGCCTGACCAGCGCCAACGCGGTCGCCGCGGTGGTTCTCTACCGTCTGATCAGTTTCGGTTTCATCATCGGCGCCGGCTGGCTGGTGTGGCTCCTGCTGCGCCACCGGGCCAAGCGCGCCCGTCCCTAG
- the crcB gene encoding fluoride efflux transporter CrcB — protein MTALLVALGAAVGAPLRYLTDRYVQARYGAGFPWGTLAVNVTGSLILGLVLGMPLSPRLAALVGTGFCGALTTYSTFSWEALTLARRGRQATALAYVLISVLAGLGAATLGAITARAF, from the coding sequence ATGACGGCGCTGCTCGTCGCGCTCGGCGCGGCGGTCGGGGCGCCCCTGCGCTACCTCACCGACCGGTACGTCCAGGCCCGCTACGGCGCCGGGTTCCCGTGGGGCACCCTCGCCGTGAACGTGACCGGCTCGCTGATCCTCGGGCTGGTACTCGGGATGCCGCTCTCGCCCCGGCTCGCCGCGCTGGTCGGGACCGGGTTCTGCGGGGCGCTCACCACGTACTCGACGTTCTCCTGGGAGGCGCTGACCCTCGCCCGGCGCGGGAGGCAGGCGACCGCCCTGGCATATGTGCTCATCAGCGTCCTGGCGGGGCTGGGCGCCGCGACGCTGGGCGCGATCACGGCGCGCGCGTTCTGA
- a CDS encoding tetratricopeptide repeat protein, which produces MAERAFADPTDMAIARAAALFENMQPAEAAAMLEPVLAGHPDAAAGWILMARVRLALDQVDPALAAAQKATELAPDDPRPLAIASRALTLQGKHDEAMSMAYRAVIVEPKNPLWHDRVAWALLAADRQLADAEQAARTAIGLDPNEAHYYFTHGVALAALGHVDQARQALTTSLRLEPGNPVARQRLDVLNGAAPPAVEKKKRGWKLFGRRSGNVPVRPEERT; this is translated from the coding sequence GTGGCCGAGCGGGCCTTCGCCGATCCGACCGACATGGCCATCGCCCGGGCCGCCGCCCTCTTCGAGAACATGCAGCCGGCCGAGGCCGCCGCGATGCTCGAACCGGTGCTCGCCGGGCATCCGGACGCGGCGGCCGGCTGGATCCTGATGGCCCGGGTCCGGCTCGCCCTCGACCAGGTCGACCCGGCGCTGGCCGCCGCGCAGAAAGCCACCGAACTGGCGCCCGACGACCCGCGGCCGCTCGCCATCGCCAGCCGGGCGCTCACCCTGCAGGGCAAACACGACGAGGCGATGTCGATGGCGTACCGGGCGGTCATCGTCGAGCCGAAGAACCCGCTCTGGCACGACCGGGTGGCCTGGGCGCTGCTGGCCGCCGACCGGCAGCTTGCCGACGCCGAGCAGGCCGCACGCACCGCCATCGGGCTGGACCCGAACGAGGCACACTACTACTTCACCCACGGGGTGGCGCTGGCCGCGCTCGGGCACGTCGACCAGGCGCGGCAGGCGCTGACCACGTCGCTACGGCTGGAACCGGGCAATCCGGTCGCCCGGCAGCGGCTCGACGTCCTCAACGGCGCCGCGCCCCCGGCCGTGGAGAAGAAGAAGCGGGGCTGGAAGCTGTTCGGACGCCGATCGGGGAACGTCCCGGTGCGGCCGGAGGAGCGCACCTGA
- a CDS encoding APC family permease, translating into MASPDEPVHPAPAGLAGARVGAGFAAFFGASATAPIATMVTVTPPVLATGAGPLAALSILAVTVLLLLFSTPYAAMIRRHPGAGAAYPQIARGLGRPAALIAAWLALAGYHAIQFGLYAMLGQAAAPLLDNWFAVSAPWWAVAAGCWALVACCGTLRVEFAAGVIALLSVAQAAVLTGLAAANVLRPAGDRIEIGSVLPTDPARVDRPLLGLLLVVAVLAFVGIETAGAYAEESHDPRRTTGRAARVATLLVALLLAGVTWSVVVAAGPREVAGRAAARGPELLFALADERLAPWAVTLSRLTLLTGLLAAILALHHAITRQLYALGRERVLPGVLGQVSHHTGAPRAASLTQSLIVGAALTGAHLAGAEASARTARRLVVGGGLAVLVLLLLTALGALLHLNRAPGRENLWTRFLTPVVSTVFLGLLLHIAGRHLPSLLGVRSGSIWVTVVLGGLAACLVTGLAHALVLRTMHPVRYAGIGLGGVALVVTPQPDPDESAAVTPDSPADPWSWSTSTGSRTAGPASPRPSAPDPVPGPPPDPVPGPPPDPVPGRPPGSAADAPASEATRPAGDPSGTPAKLPRQRTPGAHRPERVRREVNG; encoded by the coding sequence GTGGCCAGCCCTGACGAACCCGTGCACCCGGCGCCCGCCGGGCTCGCCGGGGCCCGTGTCGGCGCCGGCTTCGCCGCCTTCTTCGGTGCCTCCGCGACCGCCCCGATCGCCACGATGGTCACGGTGACCCCGCCGGTCCTGGCCACCGGCGCCGGCCCGCTGGCCGCCCTGTCCATCCTCGCCGTCACGGTCCTGCTGTTGCTCTTCAGCACCCCGTATGCCGCGATGATCCGCCGCCACCCCGGCGCCGGCGCGGCGTACCCGCAGATCGCCCGCGGCCTGGGCCGCCCCGCCGCGCTGATCGCCGCGTGGCTGGCCCTGGCCGGCTACCACGCGATCCAGTTCGGTCTCTACGCCATGCTCGGCCAGGCCGCCGCGCCGCTGCTGGACAACTGGTTCGCGGTGAGCGCGCCCTGGTGGGCGGTGGCTGCCGGCTGCTGGGCCCTGGTGGCGTGCTGCGGCACGCTGCGCGTGGAGTTCGCCGCCGGGGTGATCGCCCTGCTGAGCGTCGCCCAGGCCGCCGTGCTGACCGGTCTGGCCGCGGCCAACGTGCTGCGTCCGGCCGGCGACCGGATCGAGATCGGCTCCGTCCTGCCGACCGATCCGGCCCGGGTCGACCGTCCGCTGCTCGGCCTGCTGCTCGTTGTCGCGGTGCTGGCCTTCGTCGGCATCGAGACCGCCGGGGCGTACGCGGAGGAGTCCCACGACCCGCGCCGCACCACCGGCCGGGCCGCCCGGGTGGCGACGCTGCTCGTCGCGCTGCTGCTGGCCGGCGTCACCTGGAGCGTGGTCGTCGCGGCCGGCCCGCGCGAGGTGGCCGGTCGGGCCGCCGCCCGAGGACCGGAGCTGCTGTTCGCGCTGGCCGACGAGCGGCTCGCCCCGTGGGCCGTCACCCTGAGCCGGTTGACGCTGCTGACCGGCCTGCTCGCCGCGATCCTCGCACTGCACCACGCGATCACCCGCCAGCTGTATGCGCTCGGCCGTGAACGGGTCCTGCCCGGCGTACTGGGGCAGGTATCGCACCACACCGGCGCCCCCCGCGCCGCCTCACTGACCCAATCGCTGATCGTGGGCGCCGCGCTGACCGGCGCCCATCTGGCCGGCGCCGAGGCCTCGGCCCGCACCGCGCGCCGTCTCGTCGTCGGCGGCGGGCTCGCCGTCCTGGTGTTGTTGCTGCTCACCGCACTCGGCGCGCTCCTGCACCTGAATCGTGCCCCGGGCCGGGAGAACCTCTGGACGCGGTTCCTCACGCCCGTCGTGTCCACCGTGTTCCTGGGCCTGCTGCTCCACATCGCCGGCCGACACCTCCCGTCCCTGCTCGGGGTCCGCTCCGGATCCATCTGGGTGACCGTGGTGCTGGGCGGCCTGGCGGCCTGCCTGGTCACCGGGCTCGCGCACGCCCTCGTGCTGCGCACGATGCACCCGGTCCGCTACGCCGGCATCGGCCTGGGCGGCGTCGCGCTGGTCGTCACCCCGCAGCCCGACCCGGACGAGTCGGCCGCGGTGACCCCGGACAGCCCGGCCGACCCCTGGTCGTGGAGCACGTCGACCGGTTCCCGCACGGCCGGTCCCGCCTCGCCCCGCCCTTCCGCCCCCGACCCGGTGCCCGGGCCGCCTCCCGACCCGGTGCCCGGGCCGCCTCCCGACCCGGTGCCCGGGCGGCCCCCCGGCTCGGCGGCCGATGCGCCCGCCTCGGAGGCAACCAGGCCGGCCGGCGACCCCTCGGGAACACCCGCCAAGCTGCCCCGGCAGCGCACGCCCGGCGCGCACCGGCCCGAACGGGTCCGCCGCGAGGTCAACGGCTGA
- a CDS encoding fluoride efflux transporter FluC: MDLDVDGRALAVVSAGGVLGALTRYAAGVAWPHAAGGFPWSTWSVNVSGCFLIGALLTLLGRFRPGHRLTRLFLGTGVLGGYTTFSTAANDVLRAPAPTGLAYLAATVAGALLAVWAGSSLASLGGPADGKPVSGAPTGERLPSGPADGKPVSGAPTGERLPSGPAGGGAPR, translated from the coding sequence ATGGATCTCGACGTGGACGGCCGGGCCCTGGCCGTGGTGTCGGCCGGTGGCGTGCTCGGCGCGCTCACCCGGTACGCCGCCGGCGTCGCCTGGCCGCACGCCGCGGGCGGGTTCCCGTGGTCCACCTGGTCGGTCAACGTCTCCGGGTGCTTCCTGATCGGGGCGCTGCTCACCCTGCTCGGCCGGTTCCGCCCCGGCCACCGGCTGACCCGGCTGTTCCTCGGCACCGGGGTGCTCGGCGGCTACACCACCTTCTCCACCGCCGCGAACGACGTGCTGCGGGCGCCCGCACCGACCGGCCTGGCGTACCTGGCCGCGACCGTCGCCGGGGCGCTGCTCGCGGTGTGGGCCGGCAGCTCGCTGGCGTCCCTCGGCGGCCCGGCGGACGGCAAACCGGTAAGCGGCGCGCCCACGGGCGAACGGCTTCCGAGCGGCCCGGCGGACGGCAAACCGGTAAGCGGCGCGCCCACGGGCGAACGGCTTCCGAGCGGCCCGGCGGGCGGCGGAGCGCCCCGATGA